In Chloroflexota bacterium, one genomic interval encodes:
- the selB gene encoding selenocysteine-specific translation elongation factor yields the protein MYVIGTAGHVDHGKSTLVEALTGIDPDRLREEKERGLTIDLGFAWLQLPSGNETSIVDVPGHERFVNNMLAGVGGIDLALLVVAADESVMPQTREHLAILDLLRVERGLVAVTKRDLVDEDWLELVIADVEDTLKDTMLESAAIYPVSAMTGEGLPELIASIDTMLDDTPPKRDVGRPRLPIDRAFTISGFGTVVTGTLIDGKISTGQDVELVVTGKSTRIRGLQTHKKGQTEAQPGTRVAANIINISQDEVARGEVLTTEGWMRPTDAMDVRLRVIPDAPHALRHNMYITVHTGSSEVVGRLRLLERDVLEPGETGWAQLKLESPLAVVKGDYYVIRSNRTTLGGGNIVETHARRHRRGHAPTIERLEMMELGSTQDILLKTIETSEPSEFRVLVNRANMDENTVKSELETMATDSLVVKLGIGDIGQGSILYSAGGWNGVVEKTQQSLDAYYRQFPLRRGAPKEELRSRLGMSAQVFNLAFARLQEQAIVEEDGALARLPGYEPTLNDVQNKQVAAYLQTLESDPFSPPTDEPLDDEVLNLLDEQGKVVRVSETVVYSADAYAEMVKIISDYIRDNSEISVADVRDVLGTSRKYALALMDYLDHKRITRRVGDTRVLR from the coding sequence ATGTATGTCATTGGAACGGCTGGGCATGTTGACCATGGCAAATCGACGCTGGTCGAGGCACTGACGGGCATTGATCCGGACCGGCTGCGCGAGGAGAAAGAGCGCGGCCTGACCATCGACCTCGGCTTTGCGTGGCTGCAGCTACCGAGCGGCAACGAAACGAGCATCGTCGATGTGCCGGGACACGAGCGCTTCGTGAACAATATGCTCGCGGGCGTGGGCGGCATTGACCTGGCGCTGCTCGTGGTCGCGGCAGACGAGTCCGTGATGCCGCAGACTCGCGAACATCTGGCGATACTCGACCTGCTGCGCGTAGAGCGCGGACTCGTCGCGGTCACCAAGCGCGACCTCGTGGATGAAGACTGGCTCGAACTGGTGATTGCGGACGTGGAAGACACTCTCAAAGACACAATGCTCGAAAGTGCGGCGATATACCCCGTGTCCGCGATGACCGGTGAGGGTTTACCGGAACTCATCGCCTCCATCGACACGATGCTCGACGACACGCCGCCCAAGCGCGATGTCGGACGGCCGCGCCTACCGATAGACAGGGCATTCACGATTTCGGGATTCGGCACGGTCGTCACCGGCACACTCATTGACGGCAAGATAAGCACAGGGCAGGATGTCGAACTCGTGGTCACCGGCAAGTCCACGCGCATACGCGGCTTGCAGACACACAAGAAGGGGCAGACCGAAGCGCAGCCCGGCACGCGCGTCGCAGCCAATATCATCAACATATCCCAGGACGAGGTAGCGCGCGGCGAGGTGCTGACGACCGAGGGATGGATGCGCCCAACGGACGCGATGGATGTGCGCCTGCGCGTGATACCGGACGCGCCGCACGCGCTACGCCACAATATGTACATCACCGTCCATACGGGCAGCAGCGAGGTCGTAGGGCGGCTACGGCTGCTCGAACGCGACGTGCTCGAGCCGGGCGAGACGGGCTGGGCACAGTTGAAATTGGAATCTCCGCTCGCCGTCGTGAAGGGCGACTATTATGTCATCCGCTCCAATCGCACCACGCTCGGCGGCGGCAACATCGTGGAAACACACGCGCGGCGGCATCGTCGCGGACATGCGCCCACTATCGAACGCCTTGAGATGATGGAACTCGGTTCTACGCAAGACATACTGCTGAAGACCATCGAAACATCCGAGCCGAGCGAGTTCCGCGTGCTTGTAAATCGCGCCAACATGGACGAGAACACGGTCAAGTCCGAATTGGAGACGATGGCAACAGATAGCCTTGTCGTTAAATTGGGAATCGGTGACATCGGACAGGGTAGCATCCTGTACAGCGCGGGCGGATGGAACGGCGTCGTGGAAAAGACACAGCAATCGTTGGACGCGTACTACCGGCAATTTCCATTGCGGCGCGGCGCTCCCAAGGAAGAGTTACGCAGCAGGCTGGGAATGTCGGCGCAGGTGTTCAATCTTGCCTTCGCACGCTTGCAAGAGCAGGCAATCGTGGAAGAAGACGGCGCGCTCGCACGACTGCCCGGCTACGAACCGACGCTCAACGATGTGCAGAACAAGCAGGTCGCCGCATACCTGCAAACGCTCGAATCCGATCCATTCTCGCCGCCGACGGACGAGCCGCTAGACGACGAAGTGCTGAACCTTCTAGACGAACAGGGCAAAGTCGTTCGTGTCAGCGAAACGGTCGTGTATTCAGCAGACGCGTACGCCGAAATGGTGAAAATAATATCCGACTACATCCGTGACAACAGCGAGATAAGCGTGGCAGATGTGCGCGATGTGCTGGGCACAAGCCGAAAATACGCACTTGCGCTAATGGACTACCTGGACCACAAGCGCATCACCCGCCGCGTGGGCGACACACGGGTGCTACGGTGA
- a CDS encoding DNA double-strand break repair nuclease NurA, with the protein MMALDLTRTAIQIDDMAASLRAGRADWHARLESARAAAFKFDPVVYSAKLGQAETDLDWVVPDVYDRLDVSYAPPPLPRDYIVVGVDGSHVDVSRHLPAHCYLINIGGMTLRYGSAPDAQVFSTPRLYANADDLVIRDRDAPYREETISGALLDAKRAVEELAGLLERLRESPPDIPAVGLIDGSLILFGMHRHPPFVVRNLVEEGYVVLLDELRQLSLERPLAIASYISLPRSMEVVNALRLAVCPYPVAACDRQCGVKRIGERPCDLEVGGVLDRLLFDDFLGLGERTAAFGSNAAIVRDRYGGHGVSFFYVKTEEEIGRVEVPDWVAEDEALLGVVHSLVVEQCRLGLGYPVALKEAHEQAVVTGADRQYFVALIEDALEQQGLPVYSSEKNISKIRRWI; encoded by the coding sequence ATGATGGCACTCGACTTAACTCGCACGGCTATTCAGATTGATGACATGGCGGCTTCGCTCAGGGCGGGGCGCGCCGATTGGCACGCGCGGCTTGAGAGCGCAAGGGCTGCTGCGTTCAAGTTCGATCCGGTCGTGTATTCGGCTAAGCTAGGGCAGGCGGAGACGGACTTAGACTGGGTTGTGCCGGATGTGTATGATCGGCTCGATGTGTCTTATGCGCCACCGCCGCTGCCACGCGATTACATCGTCGTGGGCGTGGACGGGTCGCACGTCGATGTGAGTCGGCATCTGCCTGCGCACTGCTACCTTATCAACATCGGCGGAATGACGCTCCGCTACGGCAGCGCCCCCGATGCGCAGGTTTTCAGCACGCCGCGCCTTTACGCTAATGCCGATGATCTGGTCATTCGCGACAGGGATGCGCCGTATCGCGAAGAAACGATTAGCGGTGCGCTGCTCGACGCCAAGCGTGCTGTTGAAGAACTTGCAGGGCTGCTCGAAAGACTGCGTGAGTCGCCGCCGGACATACCCGCAGTAGGGCTGATAGACGGCTCGCTGATTCTGTTCGGCATGCACCGGCATCCGCCTTTCGTCGTGCGCAATCTCGTCGAAGAAGGATATGTCGTGCTGTTAGACGAACTGCGTCAGTTATCGCTAGAGCGACCGCTTGCCATCGCGAGCTACATAAGCCTGCCGCGCAGTATGGAAGTGGTCAATGCGCTGCGCCTAGCGGTCTGCCCATATCCCGTCGCGGCCTGCGACCGCCAGTGCGGCGTAAAGCGCATCGGCGAGCGCCCATGCGATTTGGAAGTAGGCGGCGTACTCGACAGGCTGCTCTTCGATGATTTCCTCGGATTGGGCGAGCGGACGGCGGCGTTCGGCAGCAACGCGGCAATCGTGCGAGACCGCTATGGCGGGCACGGCGTGTCTTTCTTCTATGTGAAAACCGAAGAGGAAATCGGGCGCGTGGAAGTGCCGGACTGGGTTGCCGAAGACGAAGCGCTGCTGGGCGTGGTGCATTCGCTGGTCGTGGAGCAGTGCCGCCTTGGACTGGGCTACCCTGTCGCGCTGAAAGAGGCACACGAGCAGGCGGTCGTAACCGGCGCGGATAGGCAGTACTTCGTGGCACTGATCGAAGACGCGCTCGAACAGCAAGGGCTGCCCGTCTATTCGTCCGAGAAGAACATATCGAAAATTAGGCGTTGGATTTAG
- a CDS encoding ATP-binding protein, producing MNGSMNTNGAVNGFTAFPDGRVPLGTVVAGSLSDGIQVRLDDGVSVEDMKVGTFISIQGQRHRFLGVLTEIELESTDDGIAATPPDTSSPLLSQVLSGTIAYNSLTVEPMLTVSADAENPVKPAKTIPPHFSRVSQASEEDIQTVFGGEEQGHFYIGNPMDMEARLCLNMDELVKRSNGVFGKSGTGKTFLTRLLLIGILQHGIASNLIFDMHGEYGWRGSSEHTTEVKGLKQLFGSKVAVFSLDPENDRNRRLTPDYQIRIGYEEIEPEDVAILKDAWGLSEIAAESAYSLRQILGAGWVSEFMSYPAGEEFNELAQRVGVPASTLNALRSRLRPLTRYEFMTEGKGNNSVREIMNYLQAGKHVVLEFGKHGNDIGAYLLIANMLTRRIHEQYVRMSEQASADPTQQPRPLVITIEEAHRFLSPAIARNTIFGNIAREMRKYNVTLLVVDQRPSGIDDEVMSQLGTKIACLLDNEKDTDAVLSGVSGSRKLRTVLARLESNRQALVFGHALPMPVVIQTREYGTPDSYRELGVIDDEERQAQTQRDVDALFGAASC from the coding sequence ATGAACGGCTCAATGAACACAAACGGCGCAGTCAACGGCTTTACAGCATTCCCGGACGGTCGGGTACCGCTTGGCACGGTTGTCGCCGGCTCGCTGAGCGACGGCATACAAGTGCGACTTGACGACGGCGTGTCAGTGGAAGACATGAAGGTCGGCACATTCATCAGCATACAGGGACAGCGCCATCGCTTCTTGGGCGTGCTGACCGAAATTGAACTGGAATCAACAGATGACGGCATCGCCGCCACGCCGCCGGATACGTCCAGCCCACTCTTGTCGCAGGTGCTGAGCGGCACAATCGCGTACAACAGCCTGACGGTCGAGCCGATGCTCACCGTCAGCGCGGACGCCGAGAATCCGGTTAAGCCCGCGAAGACCATACCGCCGCACTTTTCGCGCGTGTCGCAGGCATCAGAGGAAGACATTCAGACCGTGTTCGGCGGCGAGGAGCAAGGGCATTTCTACATCGGCAATCCGATGGATATGGAAGCGCGGCTGTGCCTCAACATGGACGAGCTGGTGAAGCGCAGCAACGGCGTGTTCGGCAAGAGCGGTACGGGCAAGACATTCCTGACGCGCCTGCTGCTCATCGGCATCCTGCAACACGGCATTGCCAGCAACCTGATATTTGATATGCACGGCGAATACGGCTGGCGCGGTTCCAGCGAGCACACCACTGAGGTCAAAGGACTTAAGCAGCTCTTTGGATCGAAAGTCGCCGTGTTCTCACTGGATCCGGAGAACGACAGAAATCGCAGATTAACACCCGACTATCAGATTAGAATCGGATATGAAGAAATCGAGCCGGAAGATGTGGCAATACTCAAGGATGCTTGGGGGCTGTCTGAAATCGCCGCGGAATCCGCATATTCGCTCCGACAGATTCTCGGGGCCGGTTGGGTCAGCGAGTTTATGAGTTACCCCGCCGGCGAAGAGTTCAACGAGCTCGCGCAACGGGTCGGCGTGCCTGCAAGCACGCTGAACGCGCTCCGCAGCCGCTTGCGACCACTGACACGCTACGAATTCATGACGGAAGGCAAAGGCAACAACTCGGTGCGCGAGATAATGAACTACCTGCAGGCCGGGAAGCATGTCGTCCTGGAGTTTGGCAAGCACGGCAACGACATTGGCGCGTACCTGCTGATAGCGAACATGCTGACGCGGCGCATCCACGAGCAGTATGTGCGAATGTCCGAGCAGGCGAGCGCCGACCCTACACAGCAGCCGCGTCCGCTGGTCATCACCATCGAAGAGGCGCACCGGTTCCTCAGCCCCGCCATCGCCAGAAACACCATATTCGGCAACATCGCGCGTGAGATGCGCAAGTACAACGTTACGCTGCTAGTGGTGGACCAGCGACCGAGCGGCATCGACGACGAAGTTATGAGCCAGCTCGGCACAAAGATCGCCTGCCTGCTGGATAACGAAAAAGACACGGACGCCGTGTTGTCCGGCGTGTCCGGTAGCCGCAAGCTGCGAACCGTGCTGGCGCGGCTTGAGTCCAACCGCCAGGCACTCGTCTTCGGGCACGCGCTTCCGATGCCCGTCGTAATCCAGACACGCGAGTACGGCACCCCGGATTCGTATCGCGAACTCGGCGTAATAGATGACGAAGAACGGCAGGCGCAGACGCAGCGTGATGTTGATGCGTTGTTCGGTGCCGCATCATGCTAG
- a CDS encoding addiction module toxin, HicA family produces the protein MLRHFRRQGCHLKREGHSHSLWQNPSTGPFEAVLRHSEISTQLAGKICRNLSIPEIGG, from the coding sequence TTGCTCCGGCACTTTCGTCGCCAAGGCTGCCATTTGAAACGCGAAGGGCATTCGCATTCACTGTGGCAAAACCCGTCAACCGGTCCGTTCGAAGCAGTCCTTCGACATAGTGAAATATCCACCCAATTGGCTGGAAAGATTTGCAGAAACTTGTCAATTCCTGAAATTGGCGGATGA
- a CDS encoding MOSC domain-containing protein, whose product MATLQHLTTEQLEAGLGEITDAPKDSGVVHLIVRRPETLGREVIDEGQLDTVEGLVGDNWKARGSGQTADGSADPECQITIMNSRVTDLVAQDKDRWHLAGDQFYVEMDISRENLPPGTRLAIGEAVLKVSDKPHTGCGKFVERFGADAMKFVNSSVGRELCLRGINTWVIQPGKVAVGDVVRKL is encoded by the coding sequence ATGGCAACCTTACAACACCTGACGACGGAGCAGCTCGAGGCCGGGCTGGGCGAGATAACGGACGCGCCGAAAGATTCAGGCGTGGTGCATCTCATCGTGCGGCGGCCGGAGACTCTGGGACGCGAGGTAATTGACGAAGGACAGCTCGATACGGTCGAGGGGCTGGTCGGCGATAACTGGAAGGCTCGCGGCAGCGGGCAGACCGCGGACGGCTCCGCTGATCCCGAATGCCAGATTACGATTATGAACTCCCGCGTTACAGACCTAGTAGCGCAGGACAAAGACCGATGGCACCTGGCCGGCGACCAGTTCTATGTCGAAATGGACATCAGCAGGGAGAATCTACCACCGGGAACCAGGCTCGCTATCGGCGAGGCGGTGCTGAAAGTGTCCGACAAGCCTCACACGGGCTGCGGCAAGTTCGTGGAGCGATTCGGCGCGGACGCCATGAAGTTCGTGAACTCGTCTGTCGGACGTGAACTGTGCTTGCGGGGCATCAACACCTGGGTTATTCAGCCCGGCAAAGTAGCCGTGGGCGATGTGGTGCGGAAACTCTAA
- a CDS encoding L-rhamnonate dehydratase (catalyzes the formation of 2-keto-3-deoxy-L-rhamnonate from L-rhamnonate), translating into MKIKSVRAVSVNLAPSPSTAPRVPKLDVPDWVSPTMMYTEFSKSDFSAPWGRTACVVTAEDGTWGLGITINAAPVNAIINDQFAPILVGQNCMATEKAWDMMQRSTTAYGNVGLASYAISAVDNALWDLKGKLLGVPVYELLGGPQKDKIFCYASNTDTSYGVANSIDWFLELGFKAVKLFLPHGPNEGIEGLNKNVELVARTREQIGDDVELMLDAWISLNTEYVVRLSEALRPYRLKWLEDYLPPYDFDSYIKVRQRVPHQILATGEHWHTIHPFALAAGQGIVDIMQPDVAWVGGITAIMRICHIAEAHGITVIAHGGMNYPYGQHLSYAMPAIAWGERSEGVSPPGVPLEDMVVLPGTPVIKDGYLTPSDAPGFGLEITTDWLEARAV; encoded by the coding sequence ATGAAAATCAAGTCAGTCCGAGCCGTATCCGTCAACCTTGCACCAAGCCCAAGCACCGCGCCACGAGTGCCGAAGCTGGATGTGCCCGATTGGGTCAGCCCCACGATGATGTACACGGAGTTCAGCAAATCCGACTTCAGCGCGCCGTGGGGCAGAACCGCCTGCGTGGTTACCGCCGAAGACGGCACTTGGGGGCTGGGCATCACCATCAACGCCGCGCCGGTCAACGCCATTATCAACGACCAGTTCGCGCCGATTCTTGTCGGTCAGAATTGCATGGCGACCGAGAAGGCTTGGGACATGATGCAACGCTCCACGACGGCGTATGGCAATGTCGGCTTGGCGAGCTACGCCATTAGCGCCGTGGACAACGCCCTCTGGGACCTCAAGGGCAAGCTGCTCGGCGTGCCGGTCTATGAATTGCTCGGCGGTCCGCAGAAGGACAAGATTTTCTGCTACGCAAGCAACACCGACACTTCCTACGGCGTGGCCAATAGCATCGACTGGTTCTTGGAGCTCGGATTCAAGGCGGTGAAGCTGTTCCTACCGCACGGTCCCAACGAAGGCATCGAAGGGCTGAACAAGAATGTGGAACTCGTCGCCCGCACGCGGGAGCAGATTGGCGATGACGTCGAACTGATGCTGGACGCATGGATCTCGCTGAACACCGAGTATGTCGTGCGATTGTCCGAAGCGCTGCGCCCTTACCGGCTTAAGTGGCTGGAAGACTACCTGCCGCCGTACGACTTTGATAGCTACATCAAGGTGCGCCAGCGCGTACCGCACCAGATACTCGCGACCGGCGAACACTGGCACACGATCCACCCGTTTGCGCTTGCCGCAGGGCAGGGCATAGTGGACATAATGCAGCCCGATGTGGCGTGGGTCGGCGGCATAACCGCGATAATGCGCATCTGCCACATCGCGGAGGCACACGGCATTACAGTTATCGCGCACGGCGGGATGAACTACCCATACGGGCAGCATTTGTCTTACGCAATGCCCGCCATCGCCTGGGGCGAGCGTTCCGAGGGCGTATCGCCGCCGGGCGTCCCGCTGGAAGATATGGTCGTTCTGCCCGGAACGCCGGTAATCAAAGACGGCTATCTAACCCCTAGCGACGCGCCCGGCTTCGGACTGGAAATCACCACTGATTGGCTGGAAGCGCGCGCGGTTTAG
- a CDS encoding metallopeptidase family protein, whose protein sequence is MTRTEFERLVVQALDRIPEDLRARLDNVDIVVDEAPSREQLVGSGIEDDQILLGLYEGLPLTERHFYDMVLPDKITLFQQPIESICETDEDIIREVQTTVVHEVAHHFGIDDDRLHMLGI, encoded by the coding sequence ATGACACGCACCGAATTTGAACGCCTCGTCGTGCAGGCGCTTGACCGTATCCCTGAAGATCTGCGGGCTCGCCTCGATAATGTGGATATTGTCGTGGACGAGGCGCCCAGCAGGGAGCAACTCGTCGGCTCCGGCATCGAAGACGACCAGATTCTGCTGGGGCTGTACGAGGGGTTGCCCCTCACCGAGCGGCACTTCTACGATATGGTGCTGCCGGACAAGATTACTCTGTTCCAGCAGCCCATCGAGTCCATCTGCGAGACGGACGAAGACATCATCCGCGAGGTGCAGACCACCGTTGTCCACGAAGTCGCCCACCACTTCGGCATCGACGACGACCGCTTGCACATGCTTGGAATATAG
- a CDS encoding DUF2779 domain-containing protein: MPQHRLSKSRFMSGNQCHLRLWYDVHERHLMPPIIEVQQATFNTGHEVGDLARERYPGGHLIAQDYRNIPAALAETQRLIEADTAAALFEPAFQHDNVLSRVDVLERLPDGGWRMVEVKSTTRCKDEHILDAAVQLWVLRGAGLDVQDAGVLTLNRDYIYDGLRLDLDALFKFHPVLDEADALLESVGADVVDMQAMLAADDAPDIAPGQHCLKPYVCPYYEHCTQDTPQPEHGIGELNGIRINRREELEAMGITEVRDVPGGFPLNRLQSIIHQSVRDGRDTVHGDLASSLAEITPPVRHLDFETFQPAIPRFAGTRPYDQIPFLFSVHKETYGRPPEHTEYMHEDNSDPRPLLVEWLLEALGGEGSICVYSRFERIQLNALAAAFPQYANALEDIIARLVDLLPIVRSGYYHPGFRGSFSLKSVLPIIAPGMGYDDLEVADGRMASVWYARAVATADAGERRQIFDNLRAYCARDTLAMVELRKALMALAHGCG, translated from the coding sequence TTGCCCCAACACCGCCTCTCGAAATCCCGCTTCATGTCCGGCAACCAGTGCCACCTGCGCCTCTGGTACGATGTCCACGAACGGCATCTAATGCCGCCCATAATCGAGGTGCAGCAGGCGACATTCAACACAGGCCACGAGGTCGGAGACCTGGCGCGTGAGCGTTACCCCGGCGGTCATCTGATAGCGCAAGACTACCGCAACATACCCGCCGCGCTCGCCGAAACGCAGCGTCTCATCGAGGCAGACACCGCTGCCGCCCTGTTTGAGCCGGCATTCCAGCACGACAACGTTCTGTCGCGCGTCGATGTGCTTGAGCGTTTGCCCGATGGCGGCTGGCGTATGGTTGAAGTCAAATCGACCACGCGCTGTAAGGATGAGCATATTCTCGATGCGGCCGTGCAGCTATGGGTGCTGCGAGGCGCCGGGCTGGATGTGCAGGATGCGGGCGTGCTCACTCTCAACCGCGATTACATCTACGACGGGCTTCGACTTGACCTTGATGCCTTGTTCAAGTTTCATCCGGTGCTCGACGAGGCGGATGCGTTGCTCGAAAGCGTCGGAGCGGATGTAGTTGACATGCAGGCTATGCTTGCCGCAGACGATGCCCCCGACATCGCGCCCGGTCAGCACTGTCTGAAGCCCTATGTCTGCCCGTACTATGAGCATTGCACGCAAGACACCCCACAACCCGAACACGGCATCGGCGAACTGAACGGTATCAGGATCAATCGCCGTGAAGAACTCGAAGCCATGGGCATTACCGAAGTGCGCGACGTTCCAGGCGGCTTCCCGCTCAACCGGCTGCAATCCATCATCCACCAATCTGTGCGGGATGGACGCGACACTGTGCATGGCGACTTAGCGAGTTCGCTTGCCGAAATAACGCCGCCCGTGCGCCATCTTGACTTCGAGACCTTTCAGCCTGCCATCCCACGGTTCGCCGGCACACGCCCCTACGACCAAATCCCGTTTCTGTTTTCCGTCCACAAAGAGACGTACGGGAGGCCGCCCGAGCATACGGAATACATGCACGAAGACAACAGCGACCCGCGCCCTCTGCTCGTGGAATGGTTGCTTGAAGCCCTTGGTGGCGAAGGCAGCATCTGCGTGTATTCGAGATTTGAGCGAATCCAGCTAAATGCGCTTGCGGCTGCCTTCCCGCAATATGCCAATGCGCTTGAAGACATTATCGCGCGCCTTGTTGACCTGCTGCCGATTGTGAGAAGCGGTTACTACCATCCCGGCTTTCGAGGTTCATTCTCACTCAAATCCGTGCTGCCGATAATTGCGCCCGGTATGGGCTACGACGACTTGGAAGTTGCCGATGGGCGAATGGCATCAGTCTGGTATGCTCGCGCCGTGGCAACTGCCGATGCAGGGGAGAGGCGTCAGATATTCGACAACTTGCGCGCTTACTGCGCCCGCGACACTCTGGCAATGGTGGAACTGCGTAAGGCGCTCATGGCACTGGCACACGGATGCGGCTAA
- a CDS encoding mandelate racemase/muconate lactonizing enzyme family protein, translated as MKVTAIKSYACEDDEGKLYFIAKVETDEGIYGLGEVGIPRWGNAVASAIEHLSQLVIGQDPFGTERLWQHMFRGGFFPADKVYCCAISAIDIALWDIKGKALGMPVYKLLGGPVRDKVVSYSHTQGSTTEELVENSKRAVAEGWKFARWGLPETGGVFEYQGMDGRLEPVESMRIAEEQMALVREAVGPDIQLCLDVHTRLDMAHTVALCKTLEPYRPFFIEDPLRSENPASYRTLARHVSLPIAAGEQWASKWPFREVIEEELINYARIDLCIVGGLTEALKITHWAEAHYIDIVPHNPLGPVSAAACVNLCMASTNVGVQEMPRRPRTYATELFPQQIDWEDGYSFVPPDAVGLGVDFDEEAVKARVVDPTGWPPQLQRNDGAFTNW; from the coding sequence ATGAAGGTTACCGCCATCAAGAGTTATGCTTGCGAGGACGATGAAGGCAAGTTGTATTTCATCGCGAAGGTGGAGACGGACGAGGGCATTTATGGGCTCGGCGAGGTGGGCATTCCGCGCTGGGGCAATGCGGTCGCAAGCGCGATTGAACACCTGTCGCAGCTTGTCATCGGGCAGGATCCGTTCGGCACGGAACGGCTTTGGCAGCACATGTTCCGCGGCGGGTTCTTTCCGGCGGATAAGGTCTATTGCTGCGCGATAAGCGCGATTGACATCGCCCTGTGGGACATCAAGGGCAAGGCGCTGGGCATGCCCGTGTACAAGCTGCTCGGCGGACCGGTGCGCGACAAAGTCGTGTCGTATTCGCACACGCAGGGCAGCACGACCGAAGAATTGGTCGAAAACAGCAAGCGCGCGGTCGCGGAGGGCTGGAAGTTCGCGCGGTGGGGCTTGCCGGAGACCGGCGGTGTGTTCGAGTATCAGGGGATGGACGGACGCTTAGAACCTGTGGAATCGATGCGAATCGCAGAGGAGCAGATGGCGCTGGTGCGCGAGGCGGTCGGGCCGGACATTCAACTTTGCCTAGATGTGCACACGCGCCTTGATATGGCACACACCGTTGCACTGTGCAAGACGCTGGAGCCGTATCGCCCGTTCTTCATCGAAGACCCGCTGCGCTCTGAAAATCCGGCGAGCTACCGCACACTCGCGCGGCATGTGTCGTTGCCTATCGCGGCGGGCGAGCAGTGGGCGAGCAAGTGGCCATTCCGCGAAGTCATCGAGGAAGAACTGATAAACTACGCGCGCATCGATCTGTGCATCGTGGGCGGGCTGACTGAGGCGCTGAAGATTACGCACTGGGCAGAGGCGCACTACATCGACATCGTGCCGCATAACCCGCTCGGTCCGGTCAGCGCGGCGGCGTGCGTCAACCTGTGCATGGCGTCAACGAATGTCGGCGTGCAGGAGATGCCACGCCGACCCAGGACTTACGCGACCGAGTTGTTCCCGCAGCAGATTGACTGGGAAGACGGCTATAGCTTCGTGCCGCCGGACGCAGTCGGTCTCGGCGTGGATTTCGACGAGGAAGCGGTGAAAGCGCGCGTCGTGGACCCGACAGGCTGGCCGCCGCAGCTGCAACGCAACGACGGCGCGTTCACGAACTGGTAG
- a CDS encoding Lrp/AsnC family transcriptional regulator, whose amino-acid sequence MVKAYVLIEARAGASRNLLRNLGDKPSVVSASRVTGPYDIIAVVQEEDLEQVHVLVTEQIHSMQGVLRTTTMVAVG is encoded by the coding sequence ATGGTCAAGGCGTATGTGCTAATTGAGGCGAGAGCAGGGGCTTCTAGGAATCTCCTGCGAAATCTGGGCGACAAGCCGAGTGTCGTAAGCGCGTCTCGCGTTACGGGACCGTACGACATTATTGCGGTCGTGCAGGAAGAGGATCTGGAGCAGGTTCATGTACTGGTTACTGAGCAGATCCACAGCATGCAAGGCGTGCTCAGGACGACGACGATGGTTGCCGTGGGTTAG